In one window of Candidatus Scalindua sp. DNA:
- a CDS encoding DNA-directed RNA polymerase subunit omega, with amino-acid sequence MLLDVDKLSQCEGGTFYVTTLLIRRVRELLNGSPKLVKTDLSDPIQIAFEELSRGKLLPSDAAAEKVEE; translated from the coding sequence ATGCTATTAGACGTAGACAAATTAAGCCAATGTGAAGGTGGAACATTCTATGTGACTACCCTGTTGATTAGAAGGGTTCGGGAGTTACTCAATGGATCACCAAAGCTGGTGAAGACGGATTTGAGCGATCCAATTCAGATTGCATTTGAAGAGTTAAGCAGGGGAAAACTCCTGCCATCCGATGCTGCAGCAGAAAAGGTTGAAGAGTAA
- a CDS encoding ATP-binding cassette domain-containing protein, whose translation MISVKNLTKRYVNTAAVDNISFEVEDGDIVGLLGPNGAGKTTTMRILTCFMPATEGSATVAGHDVFNDSLNVRQKTGYLPENVPLYLDMRVKEYLYFRARLKKIPRRYRMQKMGECLELCGITDVQNQIIGTLSKGYKQRVGLADTLIHDPEILILDEPTIGLDPNQIRQIRKVIKDLGKKHTILLSTHILPEVEMVCNKVIIINKGKIVAMDTPANLMNQLKAGRNVVLEVKGDGEKIKESISRIEGIGSVVWKEKGEVNEFTVEAAEGKDLREDIFKCIVRDNYILREMKRKAITLEEIFHQITTTETEDILKNE comes from the coding sequence ATGATAAGTGTTAAAAATTTAACGAAGCGGTATGTCAATACGGCTGCTGTTGATAATATTTCTTTCGAGGTCGAAGATGGCGATATTGTTGGATTACTCGGGCCGAACGGTGCCGGCAAAACGACCACTATGCGGATATTGACCTGTTTTATGCCCGCTACAGAGGGCTCGGCTACGGTAGCGGGCCACGATGTTTTTAATGATTCATTAAACGTACGCCAAAAGACAGGGTATCTCCCTGAAAACGTTCCGCTTTATCTGGATATGAGAGTAAAAGAGTATCTCTATTTTCGTGCTCGTCTTAAAAAAATACCGAGAAGATACCGGATGCAGAAAATGGGAGAGTGTCTGGAACTCTGCGGCATTACCGATGTGCAGAATCAGATTATCGGTACGTTATCGAAGGGGTATAAACAGAGGGTCGGACTTGCGGATACCCTTATCCATGATCCTGAAATATTGATTCTTGATGAACCTACCATAGGGCTCGATCCAAATCAGATAAGGCAGATTCGTAAAGTGATAAAGGATTTGGGTAAAAAACATACCATACTGCTGTCTACACATATTCTTCCTGAAGTTGAAATGGTCTGCAATAAAGTCATCATTATTAACAAGGGGAAGATTGTAGCAATGGATACACCTGCGAATCTCATGAATCAGCTCAAGGCAGGGAGGAATGTTGTGCTGGAGGTGAAAGGTGATGGCGAGAAAATTAAAGAGAGTATTTCCCGGATAGAGGGAATCGGTTCGGTTGTCTGGAAAGAAAAGGGAGAGGTAAACGAATTTACTGTTGAAGCAGCTGAAGGGAAAGATTTGAGGGAAGATATTTTTAAATGTATAGTCAGAGATAATTACATTCTCCGGGAGATGAAACGGAAGGCTATCACTCTGGAAGAGATATTTCATCAGATTACTACCACCGAAACGGAGGATATATTAAAAAATGAGTAA
- a CDS encoding ABC transporter permease yields MSNVHTIFLREIRSYFVSPIAYIVISVFLVASGFFFAGNLQFWQEASLKGSLDSIQFFLLLLTPVITMRLISEETKSGTMETLMTSPVTDFDVVFGKFLAALGLYMVMILPTWIFVLFLYIFGNPDFGPIISSYIGLTLMGGLFVSIGILISSLTRNQIVAAVIGLISLILLWVMGFLSSYGDSWYYQCLKYIGTFDHWESFTKGIVDTRDVIYYLSFTALMLFITVRVVESRKWR; encoded by the coding sequence ATGAGTAATGTACATACTATTTTTTTGCGTGAAATAAGATCATATTTTGTTTCACCGATAGCTTATATTGTGATTTCTGTATTTCTGGTGGCGTCTGGATTCTTTTTTGCCGGAAACCTGCAATTCTGGCAGGAGGCGTCATTAAAAGGAAGTTTGGATTCTATTCAATTTTTCCTCTTATTGCTTACACCCGTGATTACAATGAGGCTGATTTCAGAAGAAACCAAATCTGGTACTATGGAAACCTTGATGACATCACCTGTTACAGATTTTGATGTGGTTTTTGGTAAGTTCCTGGCAGCTTTAGGCTTATACATGGTTATGATATTGCCAACGTGGATATTTGTCCTGTTTTTGTACATTTTTGGTAATCCTGATTTTGGGCCGATTATCTCAAGTTATATAGGATTGACCCTTATGGGGGGATTGTTTGTCTCGATTGGGATCTTAATATCTTCTTTAACGAGAAATCAGATTGTTGCCGCAGTAATTGGGTTGATTTCATTAATACTTTTGTGGGTTATGGGGTTTTTGAGTTCGTATGGGGATAGCTGGTATTATCAGTGTCTGAAATATATAGGTACTTTTGACCACTGGGAATCATTCACAAAGGGAATTGTGGATACACGGGATGTAATTTATTATCTTAGCTTTACTGCGCTCATGTTATTTATTACAGTGCGAGTTGTTGAAAGTAGAAAATGGAGGTAG
- a CDS encoding GldG family protein, with amino-acid sequence MEVKKTPTSMVNVRKRKTLIGLNVAVMIIISIVIFVFVSYINDRHYFRFDFTASGKYSLSNKTKKIVKGLEEPVFVTTLLQHNPDYRFHGQILDILEEYKYLSDKIKVTSLNPFTDQTKITELSELLKMDLEQLQLNSIIFVSGDKSKHVPLTEVIERSFPFKFKGEEVFTSAILNVTQEKQTTIYYTKGHGERDFEDFERPGLGGLSSALKRANYKVLPLDLLKKKQVPEDCDLLFIAGPTKSFSTEETNFIRDYLGTTARLVDEKGELKDGKLLVMLEPSLGSNTTSGLNALLGEYGIMVRDDTVVYNKVNLPLFGMQTVSEIYVSDNKYPDHEITQDMRSLTTLFFGSCVVSAAPLTDSMAFAAKVIAEAPDSSWGETEVGVQKKPKYNQDVDVAAPISLAVASELREAPTNPQADLHTPPHASKLFENIGEKGARVVVFGDVDFAANAFANNPGNRDLVLNSISWLARKEKELGISAKAPDVRRSIIKPAQMTFIFWTSIAGLPFIGILVGGIVWWIRRR; translated from the coding sequence ATGGAAGTAAAAAAGACTCCAACCAGTATGGTCAATGTGAGAAAGCGAAAAACCTTAATCGGTTTGAATGTTGCTGTAATGATTATCATCTCGATAGTGATCTTTGTGTTTGTCAGTTATATAAATGACAGACATTATTTTCGCTTTGATTTTACCGCATCTGGAAAATATTCATTATCCAACAAAACAAAAAAAATAGTAAAAGGTTTGGAAGAGCCGGTTTTTGTAACGACATTACTGCAGCATAATCCCGATTATCGTTTCCACGGACAAATTCTGGATATATTGGAGGAGTATAAATATTTATCTGACAAAATAAAGGTTACCAGTTTAAATCCTTTCACCGATCAAACAAAGATAACGGAGCTCTCAGAACTGCTTAAGATGGATTTAGAGCAGTTGCAGTTAAATTCTATAATCTTTGTATCTGGTGATAAAAGTAAGCATGTGCCTCTTACCGAAGTGATAGAGCGATCGTTTCCTTTCAAATTCAAAGGAGAGGAAGTCTTCACATCAGCGATTTTAAATGTGACGCAGGAGAAGCAGACTACCATTTATTATACAAAAGGGCACGGTGAGAGGGACTTTGAAGATTTTGAACGCCCCGGTTTAGGGGGTCTTTCAAGTGCCTTAAAACGCGCTAATTATAAAGTACTGCCCCTGGATTTACTTAAAAAGAAGCAAGTCCCTGAGGACTGTGATTTACTCTTTATAGCGGGGCCAACAAAGAGCTTCTCAACAGAGGAGACAAATTTTATTCGAGATTACCTGGGAACCACAGCCAGGTTAGTGGACGAAAAAGGGGAGCTGAAGGACGGAAAATTATTGGTAATGTTGGAACCATCTCTGGGCTCAAACACCACTTCGGGTTTAAATGCCCTGCTTGGTGAATATGGTATCATGGTGAGGGATGACACGGTGGTATATAACAAGGTGAACCTTCCACTTTTTGGTATGCAAACGGTTTCTGAGATATACGTTAGCGATAATAAGTATCCTGATCATGAGATAACACAGGATATGAGAAGCCTTACCACGTTGTTTTTTGGTTCATGCGTCGTAAGTGCTGCCCCATTGACTGATTCAATGGCGTTTGCTGCGAAAGTTATAGCCGAAGCCCCCGATAGTAGCTGGGGTGAGACCGAGGTAGGGGTTCAGAAAAAACCAAAATATAATCAGGATGTTGATGTCGCTGCACCGATATCACTCGCAGTTGCTTCTGAGTTGAGAGAAGCACCGACAAATCCACAGGCAGACTTGCATACGCCTCCCCATGCTTCAAAGCTTTTTGAAAATATTGGGGAGAAGGGTGCACGCGTTGTGGTTTTTGGTGATGTCGATTTTGCAGCAAATGCATTTGCCAATAATCCGGGGAATAGGGATTTAGTCTTAAATTCTATAAGCTGGTTGGCTCGAAAGGAAAAAGAGCTTGGAATATCTGCAAAGGCTCCTGATGTGAGGAGGTCAATTATTAAACCTGCGCAAATGACCTTTATATTCTGGACGTCCATAGCAGGGTTGCCATTTATAGGGATATTAGTTGGAGGTATTGTCTGGTGGATAAGAAGAAGATAG